Proteins co-encoded in one Bacillus infantis NRRL B-14911 genomic window:
- a CDS encoding class II fructose-bisphosphate aldolase, giving the protein MPLVSMTDMLNKAKSEGYAVGQFNLNNLEFTQAILQAAEEEKSPVILGVSEGAARYMGGFKTTVKMVEGLLEDYKITVPVAIHLDHGSSFDKCKEAIDAGFTSVMIDASHGPFEENVEITSKVVEYAHSKGVSVEAELGTVGGQEDDVVADGVIYADAKECDELVKRTGIDCLAPALGSVHGPYKGEPNLGFVEMEEIGKLTGMPLVLHGGTGIPTKDIQKAVSLGTAKINVNTENQIASAKRVREVLAADTEVYDPRKYLGPAREAIKETVIGKMREFGSSNKA; this is encoded by the coding sequence ATGCCTTTAGTTTCCATGACTGATATGCTGAACAAAGCTAAATCAGAAGGCTATGCTGTAGGTCAATTTAATTTAAATAACCTTGAGTTCACTCAAGCGATCCTTCAGGCTGCAGAAGAAGAGAAATCACCTGTTATCCTTGGTGTTTCCGAAGGTGCAGCTCGTTATATGGGCGGCTTCAAGACAACTGTGAAAATGGTAGAAGGGCTTCTTGAGGACTATAAGATCACTGTTCCTGTTGCCATCCACCTTGACCACGGTTCAAGCTTCGATAAATGTAAAGAAGCAATCGATGCAGGCTTCACGTCTGTCATGATCGATGCTTCACACGGTCCTTTCGAGGAAAACGTGGAAATCACTTCTAAAGTGGTAGAATATGCACACTCAAAAGGTGTTTCTGTTGAAGCCGAGCTTGGAACTGTCGGCGGGCAGGAAGACGATGTAGTAGCTGACGGCGTCATCTATGCTGATGCTAAAGAATGTGACGAGCTTGTCAAGCGGACTGGCATTGACTGCCTTGCTCCTGCACTTGGCTCTGTTCACGGTCCTTACAAAGGCGAGCCAAACCTTGGCTTTGTTGAAATGGAAGAGATCGGAAAGCTTACAGGCATGCCTTTAGTCCTTCATGGCGGTACAGGCATTCCTACTAAAGACATCCAGAAAGCTGTTTCCCTTGGAACAGCGAAAATCAACGTAAACACTGAGAACCAGATTGCTTCCGCGAAGCGCGTGCGCGAAGTATTGGCGGCTGACACAGAAGTGTACGATCCGCGCAAATACTTAGGACCTGCACGTGAAGCGATTAAAGAAACAGTAATCGGCAAAATGCGCGAATTCGGTTCTTCTAACAAAGCTTAA
- the fsa gene encoding fructose-6-phosphate aldolase, with protein sequence MKFFIDTANLEEIKEAHALGILAGVTTNPSLVAKEKNISFHDRLKEIAELVPGSVSAEVIALDAEGMIKEGKELAAIAPNITIKVPMTPDGLKAVHAFSKEGIKTNVTLIFSANQALLAARAGASYVSPFLGRLDDIGHNGLDLVTSIREIFDIHGIETEIIAASVRHPQHVTDSALRGAHIATVPLKVINQMFNHPLTDKGIEAFLADWDKRSE encoded by the coding sequence ATGAAATTTTTTATTGATACGGCAAACCTGGAAGAGATTAAAGAGGCCCATGCTCTGGGAATACTGGCAGGAGTAACGACCAATCCTTCTTTAGTGGCAAAAGAAAAAAATATTTCATTCCATGACAGGCTGAAGGAAATTGCCGAGCTTGTACCCGGCTCTGTCAGCGCAGAGGTCATCGCACTTGATGCAGAAGGCATGATCAAAGAAGGGAAGGAACTGGCGGCAATCGCCCCTAATATCACCATAAAGGTCCCAATGACACCGGATGGACTGAAGGCTGTCCATGCTTTTTCAAAAGAAGGGATCAAAACGAATGTAACCCTCATTTTCAGCGCCAATCAGGCTTTGCTTGCAGCAAGGGCCGGTGCTTCCTATGTTTCTCCATTCCTTGGCCGGCTTGATGATATTGGCCATAATGGTCTTGACCTTGTAACTTCCATCAGGGAAATCTTTGATATCCACGGAATCGAGACAGAAATCATTGCAGCTTCAGTCCGCCATCCGCAGCATGTCACAGATTCAGCCTTGAGAGGCGCCCATATTGCCACCGTCCCGCTTAAGGTCATCAATCAAATGTTTAATCACCCTCTGACTGACAAAGGGATTGAAGCATTTTTG